From Bacillota bacterium:
CCCCAAAAAATTGCAGCAGCCCTGGCCCCGGCGTAAAGCCGCGCAGCCTCTACCAGTTCTTTCTGGGGAATTCCGGTCAATTGCTCCACATAGGCCGGGGTGTACTCTTCCACCGACCTGGCCAGGTCCTCAAAACCATCCACGTGATTCTGGACAAACTCCCTGTTATAAAGGTTTTCCTTAATGATCACATGGATGATTCCGTTGACCAGGGGGATGTTGTACCCCACAGGAACCTGGAGGTAAATTTCGGCCTTATCGGCAATCTCGGTTTTACGGGGATCGACAACGATCAGTTTCGCTCCCCGCTCCCGGGCTTTGATAATGTGGCGCCCCACCATGGGGTGGCCCTGTGTGGGGTTATAGCCAATAATAAAGAGCACATCAGAGTACTTGCTGATATCCTGCAAAGAGTTGCTCATCGCCCCTGCCCCAACCGTCATCGCCAGACCGGCGACCGAGGGGGCGTGTCAGACGCGCGCGCAAACATCCACGTTGTTGGTTCCCAACACTGCTCTGGCAAATTTCATCCCGGCAAAGTTGTCCTCATTGGTAACACGGCCCGAGGTAGTGACATAACAGACATCAGGGCCGTGCTCCCGGATGATCTTCGTGAGGCGGGCGGCCACGTAATTAAGGGCCTCATCCCAGGAAACGGGGATAAACCTCCCCTCCTTTTTAATCAAGGGGGAGGTGAGCCGGTTCTCGTCATGAACGTGGTGGTAACCATAGTACCCCTTGATGCAAAGCTCCCCTTCATTCACAGGATGCTCCGGGTCTGGTTCCACTCCGGTAATGCGCCCGTTTTCTACAATTACATAGAGCCCGCACCCGGCACCGCAGTAGGGACACACGGTAGGAACTCGTCTGGTCTCTTGCATGGGCACCATCCTTCCTCTAATTCTTCTTCTAAAAGCTTGAAACAAATCCGGCTTCTTTCTTTCATTCGTTCTCTTTCCAAGCTCACCTCCCCTAGATCCAATGCTCCAAAAAAAACAAAACCGCCCCGGTGGAAAGAACCGGGGCAGTAGTTCGCCAACCGCTACGCCCTCCTTTCCACACTGGGAGGCAGGAGCGTTTCCACCCCTACCCTGCCGGCCCGGCAGCCATAGCTCTGCAGCTTTAGGCCACCGAACTCGGAGAAGCGCCATTCATATGGCTTGAAACCCGGAGTTAGTTTGTAAAATTTAATCGTCGTGTTCGCTATAAGAAAAATTTATTGCAAAAAACATGCCAAAAAAGCTAACCTGGCCTCCTGTCCGGGAGACGCCGGCACGCCCTTGAATAAAGAAAAAGGCTGCCGCGGCAGACTTATGGATATCGTCTTAACAGATGCCACCTTCCGCGATTTCGTAACTTTTGCCGGAAATACGGAAAACCAGCCGAAAAGCAGGCATCGCTCTCTGCGAAACCCCCCTGCTTTAATCCGGCCGCATCTTTTCTCACTGGTGGCCACCGGCCCAGAAAAGTTGGAGGCTCAGGTCTGGCGAGGGCCTGGAGACTCTGTGGAGACTCTGTTATAAAACCCCGGACAGGTGAAATATTCCCGTTCATTCCACTAGAGTTCTGCAATAAGGTCGCCCATCTGGGAAATGTCGTAAGTGCCCATCCCCGCCACCTCCCTGCGGAAATCCGGGTTGTGGAGGATGGCCAGAATCGCCCGGGCGAAGGGCTTATTCAAGTCCTCCCGGCGGATCACCAGGTCGTAGCGCTCCTTCTGCAGGGGGATAAAGTCGATCCCCTTCACCTGCCCGGCCACCGCCTCGGCACCGAGTCCTTGCCCTCCGCTTGAAGGCCTCCAGGTCGGAGGCCTCCACCCGCACCTTGCGCCCCACCCGGTAGGCCTTTAGTTCGCCACGCTTAATCAACTCGTAGACGGTGTAGCGGGAGATCTTGAGGAGTTCAGCCACCTCTCTGGGAGTATAGGAAATATCACCCGGCATTTTTGTTACCTCGTTGGACCGCGTATTTTATGATTGATTTTTATTATATCAAATAATATAATAATATTTACTAGGGGTTATGTTTGGTTATGTTTGTTAATGTTTATTGATGTTTATTACTGTTGATTCCCGTGAGGCACTCCGAGCCGGACCGCCTAAACCAGCGGGTATGGCGGCCGGCCGATAGGGTGCAGCTGGAAACGGCTGCGCCTCCCGTTTGGAAAGGAGTGAAAGTCATGGATCACGCCTTCCTCTGACCGGTTAGCACTGCTGCCACCTTCGGCGCCAGCCCTGGCAGTGCAACTGGTCTTTTCCTTTCCCGGCAACCCCCGTTTTTCGAAGTGTAACAAGGTGGCACCCTCAAGTTTTGATTTCCGGCAAATCTGCCACCTTTTGCAGGATATCCTGGACAAAGAAGAATCTGGTCCCTGACATCACCCTGGGTTTGTTAAGTACCGGAAAACAGGTGGTTGCATCAATGGAACGGCAACAGGGATCTCAATATAGAAACCAAGGGAGTGGATTACGTGAAGGATAATTTCATAAGAAAACCTGTGGCAGTGGTATTGATGTTTTTGCTGGCGGTCCTGGCAGCGGCAGGCTGTGGCCGCCAGGACATTAAACAGTCCGGCCAGCCGGGACATTCGCAGCTGGAGATCACCATCTCGGCAGCCATCAGCTTGAAGGACGCCCTGGAGAAAATTAAGGATGATTACGGCAGGAAAGAGCCGGGTGTGAAGATCACTTACAACCTGGGCTCCTCTGGCAACCTGCAAAAACAGATCGAAGAAGGCGCTCCAGCCGACCTCTTCATCTCCGCCGGCGTCAGCCAGATGGACCAGCTGGCCGAAAAGGGGCTGATCGATGACAGCAGCAGGATGACCCTGCTCAGCAACGAACTGGTCCTGATAACACCTGAAAACGGCCCAGATATCAAGGATTTCAGCGACCTTGCCGGCAGCGCGGTAAAAAAGATCGCCCTCGGCCTGCCGGAGACGGTACCGGCCGGCAAGTATGCCAGGGAAACCCTGACCAACCTGAAACTCTGGGAAAGGCTCCAGCCTAAACTGGTCACGGCCAATAATGTGCGCCAGGTGCTCACCTACGTGGAAACGGGGAACGTGGATGCCGGTTTTGTCTACCGCTCCGACGCCCTGATAGGCAAAAACATCCGAGTCGCCCTGGCCGTGCCGGACAACCTGCACAAGCCCATTGTTTACCCGGCGGCGGTGTTGAAGAGCGCCCAACAGAAGGATGCGGCCGGGAAGTTCTTAAACTACCTGACCTCACCGGAGGGGATGCAGGTTTTCCAAAAGTACGGCTTTAAGCCTGTCAAGCAGCAGTAACCGGTATCCTCTAAAGGTAAACCCGGGGTGGCCGGGAAACCTGGCATCGCTGCATACTGTTTACAGGAAAGGTACAGGGGGGAGGGAAGGGAAGCCAGGCCGGTCCCCCGGTAGCACCCGGGTAAACAATAAGAAGATAAATTCCTCAAGGTAAATTCAAGGAGTTCAAGGTATCCGGTAGCAGGAGGGTAGAACATGCCTGATGAACAAATCGTGATCCCTGTCATCTTATCCCTCAGGGTAGCCGTACTGGCGGTGGCAATCGCCTTTATCACCGGGGTCCCCGTGGCCAGGTTGATGGCCGGCCGGGACTTTCCCGGCAAGGAGGTGGTGGAGGCCGTCCTCACCCTCCCACTGGTGCTCCCCCCCACAGTGGTGGGGTTCGGCATCCTCTTCCTCTTCGGCAAGCATGGTCCCCTAGGCCGGCTGCTGGAACATTTCTGGGGTGTATCGGTGGTCTTCAACTGGTGGGGGGCGGTGGTGGCATCCACGGTGGTGGCCTTCCCCCTCCTCTACCAGACGGTCAGGGCGTCCTTTCAGTCTGTGGACCGGAACCTGGAAAACGCCGCCCGGACCCTGGGGGCCGGGGAATGGCGGGTTTTCTGGACCATCAGCCTCCCCCTGGCCTGGCCGGGGCTGGTGGCGGGCACGGTAATGGCCTTTGCCCGCGCCCTGGGGGAATTCGGGGCGACCCTGATGATCGCCGGCAACATCCCCGGCCGCACCCAGACGGTGCCCCTGGCCATTTACGCCGCCACCGAAACTGGAGAAAACCGCACCGCCCTGGTCCTGGTGGGGATCATGACCCTCCTCAGCTTCGCCTTTATCCTGGGGATCAACCTGTGGAGCAGGCGCCGGTTGAAACGCTGGACCATGGAGGGGGAACCGCCCCAGAGCTGAGCAAAGACAGACAAAAGACAAGGGAAGACAAGGGGAAAGACAAGGGGACGGTTCTTTTGTCTGTGTGTTATTTCAGACCACCCTACAGAAACCGACCCTTTTTGGACCGGATACCACGACGCCCGAGGTAGCTTTATGGGTCTACCGCTCGCTCCCGATTCCAGGCCGGACAGAACGACGGCTCGCATCAGTACCCGGCCTTAAATAAAGGCTCGTCCAAATCCGTCAGAGGCATTTAATGTTTTA
This genomic window contains:
- the modA gene encoding molybdate ABC transporter substrate-binding protein, encoding MHQWNGNRDLNIETKGVDYVKDNFIRKPVAVVLMFLLAVLAAAGCGRQDIKQSGQPGHSQLEITISAAISLKDALEKIKDDYGRKEPGVKITYNLGSSGNLQKQIEEGAPADLFISAGVSQMDQLAEKGLIDDSSRMTLLSNELVLITPENGPDIKDFSDLAGSAVKKIALGLPETVPAGKYARETLTNLKLWERLQPKLVTANNVRQVLTYVETGNVDAGFVYRSDALIGKNIRVALAVPDNLHKPIVYPAAVLKSAQQKDAAGKFLNYLTSPEGMQVFQKYGFKPVKQQ
- the modB gene encoding molybdate ABC transporter permease subunit; its protein translation is MPDEQIVIPVILSLRVAVLAVAIAFITGVPVARLMAGRDFPGKEVVEAVLTLPLVLPPTVVGFGILFLFGKHGPLGRLLEHFWGVSVVFNWWGAVVASTVVAFPLLYQTVRASFQSVDRNLENAARTLGAGEWRVFWTISLPLAWPGLVAGTVMAFARALGEFGATLMIAGNIPGRTQTVPLAIYAATETGENRTALVLVGIMTLLSFAFILGINLWSRRRLKRWTMEGEPPQS